The region CTTGTTATGTGCTTGATAGCCTCTCTTGAGTTTTCACCTTTCAAATTTTTTGCAATGATTTCTCGTGTAGTCAGTAATCTAATTCGAAGGTTATCCGCACCGCGTAGTCAGGAGCAGAGCAGTGTGGCAGTTGTAACCCCGAAAAATCGTCTAGTCCAGAGCCCAACTCAATCCCCACTGATTATTACCCCAAAACTTAATGAACCTGTTAAGTTTGATATATCCGATGACGATGTTGCTTTCCAGCCGCTTCTTCCTGTTGCTAAGGGTGATTTTGTATTGCCAACTGTAACCTTGCTGGATATGCCACTTGATCAGACGTCCGGCAAGTTTGATCGTGAACATTATCTTGAGATCAGTGAGAAACTTGAATCAAAATTTAAAGATTTCGGCATTGACGGAAAAGTCATTGGTATTTCTCCGGGGCCAATTGTTACTACCTACGAGTATTCTCCTGCCCCTGGTGTTAAGATCAGCAGAATTGTTTCTCTGGAAAATGATCTGGCGCTTGGTCTTAAAACCGAAAGTGTTCGAATCGCCGGCTCTATACCCGGCAAAGCTGCGCTAGGTATAGAAATTCCAAATCCCATCCGTCAGTTAGTATATTTTCGAGAAATTCTTTCCAATGAAAAGTTCCTGAAATCCAAGTCTGCCCTTACACTGGGTCTTGGTAAAGATGTTGTTGGTAACCCTGTTTTTGCCAATTTGGCCGATATGCCGCATCTACTTATTGCGGGTGCGACAGGAGCAGGTAAATCTGTCGGTATAAATACGATTATTTGCAGTTTTCTTTTAAAGGCGTCGCCGGATGAAGTTCGACTGTTGATGATCGACCCAAAGAGGATAGAGTTATCTCATTATGAGGATATTCCTCACCTCTTGCATCCTGTTGTTGTTGATCCTAAAATGGCTAGTCGCGCTCTACAGTGGGCAGTTTTGGAGATGGAACGGCGTTATAAGCTGATGGAAGAACAGCGGGTTAAAAATTTAGCCAGTTACAATAAAGTTGCCGATATCAAAATCCCCTTGATTGTTATAATTATTGATGAGTTAGCTGACTTGATGATGGTGGCGTCAAAGGATGTTGAAGGATCTGTAGCACGTCTGGCCCAGATGGCAAGAGCTGCTGGAATGCATCTGATCCTGGCGACACAGCGGCCATCGGTTGATGTGTTGACAGGGCTCATAAAGGCTAACTTTCCAACGCGAATGTCTTTTAAGGTTTCTTCCAAAATTGATTCGCGAACCATTCTTGACGAATCCGGGGCCGAACATCTGTTGGGCAAAGGTGATATGCTTTTCACCGCTCCCGGTACCAGTCGTATGCAGCGGATTCACGGGGCGTATATCTCTGAAAAGGAGATTGATCGTGTCGTTTCGTTTCTAAAAAAACAAAGAGCTGTTCAATACGATGAGACGGTAATGAAAATTGCTGAAGAACCTGGTGATGTAGCTAATGGGCAGGAAGGTGATTTAGATTTTGACGAAAAATATGATGAAGCGGTAGAGTTTGTCTGCGAATCCGGCCAGGCCTCAATCTCCATGGTTCAGCGGCGCTTACGAGTTGGATATAATCGGGCGGCGAGAATGATTGAAACCATGGAAAAAGAAGGGATTGTTGGACCTGCTGACGGGGCTAAACCCCGCGAAGTACTGACCAGAAAATCATACTAATTTTGATTCAAACCGCTATAACGCATACTATAAGCAGTCAGAGCTCAGAATGAGAATCCCCCTTAATCCCCCTGTCAAAGGGATTGAGGGGGATTTAATGAAGGTCGAAAATTACTCACATAGGTCTTTTTTAAATAAAGAGCTGAAGCTGACACACATGCACTATGTTTTCTGGAAAAACAGGTGATTGCAACACAGATTGAACTGTTTAAGGATGTGCTATTTCTTGGTTGTGTCTTTTGTGTTCTTATCCTTAGGACGGCTGTTGCCATTACTGCTTTTAAAGATTTTACCCTTTTTTGTACGTTTGTCGCCTCTACCCATTACGATCTCCCTTACTAAAAATATTGCTCAATTAAAATTATTGAATAAGAATGTGACTACTTCATGTAGATCACTTCAAACCCTTTACCATAAAATTAAAGGTTTGGACACTTAATTTGAGTCTCCCAATGGCAAAAGAAACGTTCAAAATTATTCATATATCGTTTTTGGTAGATAAAGTTTTTACAGTTTTGATTTTTTCGTGGCTGGCCTTAGGTCAGTCATCCTGTAGTTCGATTACTTCCGAAGATATTTCACCCCAACTCCCTCCGCTCAAAACTCCTGTCACTAGAACAGCGCCAGCACTGGGGTATGTTCTTCAATTTGGGGCCTTTAGCCAACTTGCTAACGCCCTGAGATTAACAGAAAGCCTCAATGATTCTGGGTTTGAGGCCTATTACTATATTGACGATGATGCCCTTTATAAGGTCAGAATGGGTAACTTTACATCTGTCAAGCTTGCTGAAAATCATGCACGTGCTCTTTTGGATCGACAGCTGATTACGGATTATTACATAGTTTCACCATCGTCATATTCAGTGAATTATGACCAATCTTCAGAAGCCGTGCGGCACAATATTATCCAAACGGCCCAGCGCTTTATTGGAATACCTTACAAATGGGGCGGCACATCTCCCGATGAAGGTTTTGACTGTAGCGGGCTTTCCATGGTGGTTTATAGTCTGAACGGTATGGTACTACCGCGAACATCAAGGACGCAATTTATGGAAGGTCAGGAGATTTCTATCAACGATCTGCAACCTGCAGATCTGGTTTTCTTCTCTACTGATATGAGTGGTAAGGTAAATCATGTTGGGGTCTACGCTGGAGATGGGATTTTTATACATGCAC is a window of Desulfobulbaceae bacterium DNA encoding:
- a CDS encoding DNA translocase FtsK 4TM domain-containing protein, translating into MAKNNTANEPPSKVQEIIAIIGVFISLFFFISLLSYTPSTPDALTASSNWGGSIGAFTAQVLLGMFGISAYLLIFLITLFAVKFYFYQFPLKNLPVVLFGITGIMISSSSLSAQIPFTLLSTTSGSAAGVIGENIHSLLLPFLGRVGYALVFIFILVMCLIASLEFSPFKFFAMISRVVSNLIRRLSAPRSQEQSSVAVVTPKNRLVQSPTQSPLIITPKLNEPVKFDISDDDVAFQPLLPVAKGDFVLPTVTLLDMPLDQTSGKFDREHYLEISEKLESKFKDFGIDGKVIGISPGPIVTTYEYSPAPGVKISRIVSLENDLALGLKTESVRIAGSIPGKAALGIEIPNPIRQLVYFREILSNEKFLKSKSALTLGLGKDVVGNPVFANLADMPHLLIAGATGAGKSVGINTIICSFLLKASPDEVRLLMIDPKRIELSHYEDIPHLLHPVVVDPKMASRALQWAVLEMERRYKLMEEQRVKNLASYNKVADIKIPLIVIIIDELADLMMVASKDVEGSVARLAQMARAAGMHLILATQRPSVDVLTGLIKANFPTRMSFKVSSKIDSRTILDESGAEHLLGKGDMLFTAPGTSRMQRIHGAYISEKEIDRVVSFLKKQRAVQYDETVMKIAEEPGDVANGQEGDLDFDEKYDEAVEFVCESGQASISMVQRRLRVGYNRAARMIETMEKEGIVGPADGAKPREVLTRKSY
- a CDS encoding 30S ribosomal protein THX yields the protein MGRGDKRTKKGKIFKSSNGNSRPKDKNTKDTTKK
- a CDS encoding C40 family peptidase, whose amino-acid sequence is MAKETFKIIHISFLVDKVFTVLIFSWLALGQSSCSSITSEDISPQLPPLKTPVTRTAPALGYVLQFGAFSQLANALRLTESLNDSGFEAYYYIDDDALYKVRMGNFTSVKLAENHARALLDRQLITDYYIVSPSSYSVNYDQSSEAVRHNIIQTAQRFIGIPYKWGGTSPDEGFDCSGLSMVVYSLNGMVLPRTSRTQFMEGQEISINDLQPADLVFFSTDMSGKVNHVGVYAGDGIFIHAPRSGKKIKKARLESSYFGKRFVGARTFL